One Saimiri boliviensis isolate mSaiBol1 chromosome 17, mSaiBol1.pri, whole genome shotgun sequence genomic window carries:
- the CD300LG gene encoding CMRF35-like molecule 9 isoform X4, which translates to MRLLVLLWGCLVLPGYEALKCPEEISGFEGDTVSLECTYREELRDHPKYWCREAGLLFSRCAGTIYSGEEGQETTEGRVSIRDSRQELSFTVTLRDLTLKDAGKYWCGVKKLGGDKYLPITLVVFPGPCCSPSLSPTFQRMATATTSLQPKAKAQQTQPPGLTSPGLYPAVTTAKQGKTVAKATPFPGTSRYGHEGNSQCTGTSPHAATSPPAGSSRPVMHLDSTSAEDASPALSSGSSKPRLSIPLVRILAPVLVLLSLLGAAGLIAFSSHLLRWRKKAQLATETQRNEKVYLSHLPLGNSQDPEDARSSLAGPMGPLTIPEPSASLYTEIQYLSQTTEKEEAPSQAREGDVVSPPLHTSEEDQEDLGFSKFVSA; encoded by the exons ATGCGGCTTCTGGTCCTGCTATGGGGTTGCCTGGTGCTCCCAG GTTATGAAGCCTTAAAGTGCCCAGAGGAAATCAGCGGGTTCGAAGGGGACACCGTGTCCCTGGAGTGCACCTACAGGGAAGAGCTGAGGGACCACCCGAAGTACTGGTGCAGGGAGGCCGGCCTCCTCTTCTCCCGCTGCGCCGGTACCATCTATTCGGGAGAGGAAGGCCAGGAGACAACGGAGGGCAGGGTGTCCATCCGTGACAGCCGCCAGGAGCTCTCGTTCACTGTGACCCTGAGGGACCTCACCCTGAAAGACGCTGGGAAGTACTGGTGTGGGGTCAAAAAACTGGGCGGCGATAAGTATTTACCGATCACTCTGGTCGTCTTTCCAG GACCCTGctgttctccctccctttctcccaccTTCCAGCGTATGGCTACGGCTACCACAAGCCTGCAGCCCAAGGCAAAAGCTCAGCAAACCCAGCCCCCAGGATTGA CTTCTCCTGGGCTCTACCCGGCAGTAACCACAGCCAAGCAGGGGAAGACAGTGGCCAAGGCCACTCCATTCCCAGGGACCTCCCGATACGGGCACGAAGGAAACTCACAGTGCACAGGGACCTCTCCTCACGCAGCGACCTCTCCTCCTGCAGGGAGCTCCCGCCCCGTCATGCACCTGGACTCCACCTCAGCTGAGGACGCCAGTCCTGCTCTCAGCAGCGGCAGCTCTAAGCCCAG GTTGTCCATCCCATTGGTCCGCATCCTGGCCCCAGTCCTGGTGCTGCTAAGCCTTCTGGGGGCCGCAGGCCTAATCGCCTTCAGCAGCCATCTGCTCCGGTGGAGAAAGAAAG CTCAACTGGccacagagacacagaggaacGAGAAGGTCTACCTCTCACACTTG CCGCTGGGGAATAGCCAGGACCCAGAGGACGCCAGAAGCAGCCTTGCAGGGCCCATGGGGCCTCTCACCATCCCCGAGCCCTCTGCCAGCCTCTACACAGAGATCCAGTATCTAAGCCAG ACcacagaaaaagaggaagccCCTTCCCAGGCCCGGGAGGGGGACGTGGTGTCGCCTCCCCTCCACACGTCTGAGGAGGATCAGGAGGATCTGGGCTTCTCCAAGTTTGTCTCAGCGTAA
- the CD300LG gene encoding CMRF35-like molecule 9 isoform X2 has product MRLLVLLWGCLVLPGYEALKCPEEISGFEGDTVSLECTYREELRDHPKYWCREAGLLFSRCAGTIYSGEEGQETTEGRVSIRDSRQELSFTVTLRDLTLKDAGKYWCGVKKLGGDKYLPITLVVFPASPGLYPAVTTAKQGKTVAKATPFPGTSRYGHEGNSQCTGTSPHAATSPPAGSSRPVMHLDSTSAEDASPALSSGSSKPRLSIPLVRILAPVLVLLSLLGAAGLIAFSSHLLRWRKKAQLATETQRNEKVYLSHLVRTEAYGSPSSDPCGAGSQDSWLCLCDFLPGPPCLGAHTDSCPKISPSGCELDRVPIGDLQPLGNSQDPEDARSSLAGPMGPLTIPEPSASLYTEIQYLSQTTEKEEAPSQAREGDVVSPPLHTSEEDQEDLGFSKFVSA; this is encoded by the exons ATGCGGCTTCTGGTCCTGCTATGGGGTTGCCTGGTGCTCCCAG GTTATGAAGCCTTAAAGTGCCCAGAGGAAATCAGCGGGTTCGAAGGGGACACCGTGTCCCTGGAGTGCACCTACAGGGAAGAGCTGAGGGACCACCCGAAGTACTGGTGCAGGGAGGCCGGCCTCCTCTTCTCCCGCTGCGCCGGTACCATCTATTCGGGAGAGGAAGGCCAGGAGACAACGGAGGGCAGGGTGTCCATCCGTGACAGCCGCCAGGAGCTCTCGTTCACTGTGACCCTGAGGGACCTCACCCTGAAAGACGCTGGGAAGTACTGGTGTGGGGTCAAAAAACTGGGCGGCGATAAGTATTTACCGATCACTCTGGTCGTCTTTCCAG CTTCTCCTGGGCTCTACCCGGCAGTAACCACAGCCAAGCAGGGGAAGACAGTGGCCAAGGCCACTCCATTCCCAGGGACCTCCCGATACGGGCACGAAGGAAACTCACAGTGCACAGGGACCTCTCCTCACGCAGCGACCTCTCCTCCTGCAGGGAGCTCCCGCCCCGTCATGCACCTGGACTCCACCTCAGCTGAGGACGCCAGTCCTGCTCTCAGCAGCGGCAGCTCTAAGCCCAG GTTGTCCATCCCATTGGTCCGCATCCTGGCCCCAGTCCTGGTGCTGCTAAGCCTTCTGGGGGCCGCAGGCCTAATCGCCTTCAGCAGCCATCTGCTCCGGTGGAGAAAGAAAG CTCAACTGGccacagagacacagaggaacGAGAAGGTCTACCTCTCACACTTGGTAAGGACAGAGGCATATGGAAGCCCAAGCTCGGATCCCTGTGGGGCTGGGAGTCAGgattcctggctctgcctctgtgACTTCCTACCTGGCCCTCCATGCCTTGGGGCTCACACAGACTCCTGCCCCAAGATCAGCCCTTCAGGGTGTGAGCTAGACAGAGTGCCCATAGGGGACTTACAG CCGCTGGGGAATAGCCAGGACCCAGAGGACGCCAGAAGCAGCCTTGCAGGGCCCATGGGGCCTCTCACCATCCCCGAGCCCTCTGCCAGCCTCTACACAGAGATCCAGTATCTAAGCCAG ACcacagaaaaagaggaagccCCTTCCCAGGCCCGGGAGGGGGACGTGGTGTCGCCTCCCCTCCACACGTCTGAGGAGGATCAGGAGGATCTGGGCTTCTCCAAGTTTGTCTCAGCGTAA
- the CD300LG gene encoding CMRF35-like molecule 9 isoform X3 — protein sequence MRLLVLLWGCLVLPGYEALKCPEEISGFEGDTVSLECTYREELRDHPKYWCREAGLLFSRCAGTIYSGEEGQETTEGRVSIRDSRQELSFTVTLRDLTLKDAGKYWCGVKKLGGDKYLPITLVVFPGPCCSPSLSPTFQRMATATTSLQPKAKAQQTQPPGLRSSRPVMHLDSTSAEDASPALSSGSSKPRLSIPLVRILAPVLVLLSLLGAAGLIAFSSHLLRWRKKAQLATETQRNEKVYLSHLVRTEAYGSPSSDPCGAGSQDSWLCLCDFLPGPPCLGAHTDSCPKISPSGCELDRVPIGDLQPLGNSQDPEDARSSLAGPMGPLTIPEPSASLYTEIQYLSQTTEKEEAPSQAREGDVVSPPLHTSEEDQEDLGFSKFVSA from the exons ATGCGGCTTCTGGTCCTGCTATGGGGTTGCCTGGTGCTCCCAG GTTATGAAGCCTTAAAGTGCCCAGAGGAAATCAGCGGGTTCGAAGGGGACACCGTGTCCCTGGAGTGCACCTACAGGGAAGAGCTGAGGGACCACCCGAAGTACTGGTGCAGGGAGGCCGGCCTCCTCTTCTCCCGCTGCGCCGGTACCATCTATTCGGGAGAGGAAGGCCAGGAGACAACGGAGGGCAGGGTGTCCATCCGTGACAGCCGCCAGGAGCTCTCGTTCACTGTGACCCTGAGGGACCTCACCCTGAAAGACGCTGGGAAGTACTGGTGTGGGGTCAAAAAACTGGGCGGCGATAAGTATTTACCGATCACTCTGGTCGTCTTTCCAG GACCCTGctgttctccctccctttctcccaccTTCCAGCGTATGGCTACGGCTACCACAAGCCTGCAGCCCAAGGCAAAAGCTCAGCAAACCCAGCCCCCAGGATTGA GGAGCTCCCGCCCCGTCATGCACCTGGACTCCACCTCAGCTGAGGACGCCAGTCCTGCTCTCAGCAGCGGCAGCTCTAAGCCCAG GTTGTCCATCCCATTGGTCCGCATCCTGGCCCCAGTCCTGGTGCTGCTAAGCCTTCTGGGGGCCGCAGGCCTAATCGCCTTCAGCAGCCATCTGCTCCGGTGGAGAAAGAAAG CTCAACTGGccacagagacacagaggaacGAGAAGGTCTACCTCTCACACTTGGTAAGGACAGAGGCATATGGAAGCCCAAGCTCGGATCCCTGTGGGGCTGGGAGTCAGgattcctggctctgcctctgtgACTTCCTACCTGGCCCTCCATGCCTTGGGGCTCACACAGACTCCTGCCCCAAGATCAGCCCTTCAGGGTGTGAGCTAGACAGAGTGCCCATAGGGGACTTACAG CCGCTGGGGAATAGCCAGGACCCAGAGGACGCCAGAAGCAGCCTTGCAGGGCCCATGGGGCCTCTCACCATCCCCGAGCCCTCTGCCAGCCTCTACACAGAGATCCAGTATCTAAGCCAG ACcacagaaaaagaggaagccCCTTCCCAGGCCCGGGAGGGGGACGTGGTGTCGCCTCCCCTCCACACGTCTGAGGAGGATCAGGAGGATCTGGGCTTCTCCAAGTTTGTCTCAGCGTAA
- the CD300LG gene encoding CMRF35-like molecule 9 isoform X6 produces the protein MRLLVLLWGCLVLPGYEALKCPEEISGFEGDTVSLECTYREELRDHPKYWCREAGLLFSRCAGTIYSGEEGQETTEGRVSIRDSRQELSFTVTLRDLTLKDAGKYWCGVKKLGGDKYLPITLVVFPGSSRPVMHLDSTSAEDASPALSSGSSKPRLSIPLVRILAPVLVLLSLLGAAGLIAFSSHLLRWRKKAQLATETQRNEKVYLSHLNHRTSELGPEEAFEVSSPTFLSV, from the exons ATGCGGCTTCTGGTCCTGCTATGGGGTTGCCTGGTGCTCCCAG GTTATGAAGCCTTAAAGTGCCCAGAGGAAATCAGCGGGTTCGAAGGGGACACCGTGTCCCTGGAGTGCACCTACAGGGAAGAGCTGAGGGACCACCCGAAGTACTGGTGCAGGGAGGCCGGCCTCCTCTTCTCCCGCTGCGCCGGTACCATCTATTCGGGAGAGGAAGGCCAGGAGACAACGGAGGGCAGGGTGTCCATCCGTGACAGCCGCCAGGAGCTCTCGTTCACTGTGACCCTGAGGGACCTCACCCTGAAAGACGCTGGGAAGTACTGGTGTGGGGTCAAAAAACTGGGCGGCGATAAGTATTTACCGATCACTCTGGTCGTCTTTCCAG GGAGCTCCCGCCCCGTCATGCACCTGGACTCCACCTCAGCTGAGGACGCCAGTCCTGCTCTCAGCAGCGGCAGCTCTAAGCCCAG GTTGTCCATCCCATTGGTCCGCATCCTGGCCCCAGTCCTGGTGCTGCTAAGCCTTCTGGGGGCCGCAGGCCTAATCGCCTTCAGCAGCCATCTGCTCCGGTGGAGAAAGAAAG CTCAACTGGccacagagacacagaggaacGAGAAGGTCTACCTCTCACACTTG AATCATAGAACATCAGAGCTGGGTCCAGAGGAAGCCTTTGAGGTCTCTAGCCCGACCTTTCTCTCAGTTTGA
- the CD300LG gene encoding CMRF35-like molecule 9 isoform X5, translating into MRLLVLLWGCLVLPGYEALKCPEEISGFEGDTVSLECTYREELRDHPKYWCREAGLLFSRCAGTIYSGEEGQETTEGRVSIRDSRQELSFTVTLRDLTLKDAGKYWCGVKKLGGDKYLPITLVVFPGSSRPVMHLDSTSAEDASPALSSGSSKPRLSIPLVRILAPVLVLLSLLGAAGLIAFSSHLLRWRKKAQLATETQRNEKVYLSHLVRTEAYGSPSSDPCGAGSQDSWLCLCDFLPGPPCLGAHTDSCPKISPSGCELDRVPIGDLQPLGNSQDPEDARSSLAGPMGPLTIPEPSASLYTEIQYLSQTTEKEEAPSQAREGDVVSPPLHTSEEDQEDLGFSKFVSA; encoded by the exons ATGCGGCTTCTGGTCCTGCTATGGGGTTGCCTGGTGCTCCCAG GTTATGAAGCCTTAAAGTGCCCAGAGGAAATCAGCGGGTTCGAAGGGGACACCGTGTCCCTGGAGTGCACCTACAGGGAAGAGCTGAGGGACCACCCGAAGTACTGGTGCAGGGAGGCCGGCCTCCTCTTCTCCCGCTGCGCCGGTACCATCTATTCGGGAGAGGAAGGCCAGGAGACAACGGAGGGCAGGGTGTCCATCCGTGACAGCCGCCAGGAGCTCTCGTTCACTGTGACCCTGAGGGACCTCACCCTGAAAGACGCTGGGAAGTACTGGTGTGGGGTCAAAAAACTGGGCGGCGATAAGTATTTACCGATCACTCTGGTCGTCTTTCCAG GGAGCTCCCGCCCCGTCATGCACCTGGACTCCACCTCAGCTGAGGACGCCAGTCCTGCTCTCAGCAGCGGCAGCTCTAAGCCCAG GTTGTCCATCCCATTGGTCCGCATCCTGGCCCCAGTCCTGGTGCTGCTAAGCCTTCTGGGGGCCGCAGGCCTAATCGCCTTCAGCAGCCATCTGCTCCGGTGGAGAAAGAAAG CTCAACTGGccacagagacacagaggaacGAGAAGGTCTACCTCTCACACTTGGTAAGGACAGAGGCATATGGAAGCCCAAGCTCGGATCCCTGTGGGGCTGGGAGTCAGgattcctggctctgcctctgtgACTTCCTACCTGGCCCTCCATGCCTTGGGGCTCACACAGACTCCTGCCCCAAGATCAGCCCTTCAGGGTGTGAGCTAGACAGAGTGCCCATAGGGGACTTACAG CCGCTGGGGAATAGCCAGGACCCAGAGGACGCCAGAAGCAGCCTTGCAGGGCCCATGGGGCCTCTCACCATCCCCGAGCCCTCTGCCAGCCTCTACACAGAGATCCAGTATCTAAGCCAG ACcacagaaaaagaggaagccCCTTCCCAGGCCCGGGAGGGGGACGTGGTGTCGCCTCCCCTCCACACGTCTGAGGAGGATCAGGAGGATCTGGGCTTCTCCAAGTTTGTCTCAGCGTAA
- the CD300LG gene encoding CMRF35-like molecule 9 isoform X1: MRLLVLLWGCLVLPGYEALKCPEEISGFEGDTVSLECTYREELRDHPKYWCREAGLLFSRCAGTIYSGEEGQETTEGRVSIRDSRQELSFTVTLRDLTLKDAGKYWCGVKKLGGDKYLPITLVVFPGPCCSPSLSPTFQRMATATTSLQPKAKAQQTQPPGLTSPGLYPAVTTAKQGKTVAKATPFPGTSRYGHEGNSQCTGTSPHAATSPPAGSSRPVMHLDSTSAEDASPALSSGSSKPRLSIPLVRILAPVLVLLSLLGAAGLIAFSSHLLRWRKKAQLATETQRNEKVYLSHLVRTEAYGSPSSDPCGAGSQDSWLCLCDFLPGPPCLGAHTDSCPKISPSGCELDRVPIGDLQPLGNSQDPEDARSSLAGPMGPLTIPEPSASLYTEIQYLSQTTEKEEAPSQAREGDVVSPPLHTSEEDQEDLGFSKFVSA, encoded by the exons ATGCGGCTTCTGGTCCTGCTATGGGGTTGCCTGGTGCTCCCAG GTTATGAAGCCTTAAAGTGCCCAGAGGAAATCAGCGGGTTCGAAGGGGACACCGTGTCCCTGGAGTGCACCTACAGGGAAGAGCTGAGGGACCACCCGAAGTACTGGTGCAGGGAGGCCGGCCTCCTCTTCTCCCGCTGCGCCGGTACCATCTATTCGGGAGAGGAAGGCCAGGAGACAACGGAGGGCAGGGTGTCCATCCGTGACAGCCGCCAGGAGCTCTCGTTCACTGTGACCCTGAGGGACCTCACCCTGAAAGACGCTGGGAAGTACTGGTGTGGGGTCAAAAAACTGGGCGGCGATAAGTATTTACCGATCACTCTGGTCGTCTTTCCAG GACCCTGctgttctccctccctttctcccaccTTCCAGCGTATGGCTACGGCTACCACAAGCCTGCAGCCCAAGGCAAAAGCTCAGCAAACCCAGCCCCCAGGATTGA CTTCTCCTGGGCTCTACCCGGCAGTAACCACAGCCAAGCAGGGGAAGACAGTGGCCAAGGCCACTCCATTCCCAGGGACCTCCCGATACGGGCACGAAGGAAACTCACAGTGCACAGGGACCTCTCCTCACGCAGCGACCTCTCCTCCTGCAGGGAGCTCCCGCCCCGTCATGCACCTGGACTCCACCTCAGCTGAGGACGCCAGTCCTGCTCTCAGCAGCGGCAGCTCTAAGCCCAG GTTGTCCATCCCATTGGTCCGCATCCTGGCCCCAGTCCTGGTGCTGCTAAGCCTTCTGGGGGCCGCAGGCCTAATCGCCTTCAGCAGCCATCTGCTCCGGTGGAGAAAGAAAG CTCAACTGGccacagagacacagaggaacGAGAAGGTCTACCTCTCACACTTGGTAAGGACAGAGGCATATGGAAGCCCAAGCTCGGATCCCTGTGGGGCTGGGAGTCAGgattcctggctctgcctctgtgACTTCCTACCTGGCCCTCCATGCCTTGGGGCTCACACAGACTCCTGCCCCAAGATCAGCCCTTCAGGGTGTGAGCTAGACAGAGTGCCCATAGGGGACTTACAG CCGCTGGGGAATAGCCAGGACCCAGAGGACGCCAGAAGCAGCCTTGCAGGGCCCATGGGGCCTCTCACCATCCCCGAGCCCTCTGCCAGCCTCTACACAGAGATCCAGTATCTAAGCCAG ACcacagaaaaagaggaagccCCTTCCCAGGCCCGGGAGGGGGACGTGGTGTCGCCTCCCCTCCACACGTCTGAGGAGGATCAGGAGGATCTGGGCTTCTCCAAGTTTGTCTCAGCGTAA